Genomic DNA from Parambassis ranga chromosome 10, fParRan2.1, whole genome shotgun sequence:
AGTGGGCTCACACAGAGATTAATTAAAAATCTGAAGGCCAAAGACATGTTGTATATGGTAGATGTTATATGGTAACCCAATCTTTGTTTTAAGTTATAAGAATATTTTAAAAAGCCTGGTTTGTTTTCACTGCCCTTGATTTATTCATAAGCTAAATTCTGGTTGTTGCCATTCTGCACTTCTTTAAGGAGGGTGGAAAATAGATTAGCCTCTCTTTGTGCTGTCTGCAGTTAAAAATTGCTCATATTGTCGGCTTTAATCGTGAACATTTTCGAGCTTCTGCTACACCGATGTGAATCTTTTATTAGGCACAGTTGTTAAGTTGTATTAGAAATATATCACACTAGCTTTATAGTACAGGCAACTGTTAAAGGCCACATCATTTGCCTCTGTTAACAAAACACCTCTTACAGTGGCGGTTTCTCTATTAATGTTAAAGCCTTGAGACCTTggtgggttgtgtgtgtttgtaaaagaaTACTACTACCTGGCAGGTTCTCTATCAAGTTGTTTTTGTGCCTCAAAAGGCACCAAACATGCAATCAAAGCATAACTTGTGCTCTTAGTTTTTCCAGTCTGTTGCTAATGTTCAGCATGTTCTTAGTGGAAATTATAATTATTTGGAGGCTAGGGCATAGCAGACACTAGAAGTGCTAAAGTGCATACAGTGTACTTAGTGAATGCTGtgtcctctttttctttgtgtgatcTCCAGCCTTTGTTTTGATGGTCCAGTTTCCGTCCAACATGTTATGTTTTATCTGtggaacaggaagcagctgtttgGTCCTTCTAGACTTGGACTAGTGTTCAAAGTTGTGACGTTTTTGGCTTTGAGTCAGGACTTCTTCCAGCTCGGTCATATGTCCAAAACACCTTTTCAGATTTCCATCAACCATAAATACTGAACACTCTGTAACTGAAACTTGCACCTGTTTTACTTGATGCACATTTCAACTGCTTTGTGTCCCGTAGGCTGCAGAGTCCATTCAAGCAGAAGATGAGAGTGCCAAGCTGTGTAAGCGCCGTATCGAGCACTTGAAGGAGCATAGCAGCGACCAGCCAGCTTCAGTCAATCTGTGGAAGAAGAAGCGCATGGACCGCATGATGGTGGAGCATCTGCTGCGCTGTGGCTACTACAACACAGCTGTTAAACTGGCCAGACAAAGTGGTATAGAGGTAACTGAAGTTCCCCCTGGGGTTCAATAAAGTATCTAGATATCTCTGTGTGGGAATTTTCTGCTTCAATTAAGATCCTTCCCAGTACGTAGAGATCATTAATTGTAAGTGCACTGTTGCATATGGCTTCTCTTTTGTACTTATTTTGCTTGTGCTGTTGTGATTTTTAGGACCTGGTGAACATTGAGATGTTCCTCACAGCTAAGGAAGTGGAGGAGTCACTGGAGAGGCAGGAGACAGCCACTTGCCTGGCCTGGTGCCATGACAATAAGTCACGGCTCCGCAAGATGAAGGTAGCTCAATTTTTAGTCCTGTGAGTCTCAGTATGTTAAAATTAAGGCCTGTGAATATCTAATACCAATGCCAATAACACAAAAGGGGTTAAAGAATATCAAGCTGAACTAGAGGAAAAGCATCCCTGTTATATAGTTACTTTCTGTGAATTTGCCCTGCTTAGACAAGCAGGAAAGTAAATTATTGATTCAAGGTTATTCTGATCACTCAGAAAGCACGCTGTAGAGTTTAGACCTACAGTATAGTCAACATTATTCGCTATTACTTTGACAGTCAGCATTCCACATTCATATAGAGAGCGTTTGTGAAATTTGGTTGGTTTCAAATACAGGAAAACAAGATGGGAAAGTCATAACCGTTATTATACTGTTAGTATAGCTGACACAGGAATCAATTGATTTCTGTTCTAACAGTTAATTTGTGTGAAAGATGAAACCTAAATAAGAGGCCTCAGTTATGTCTGCTACACAAAGATGCTGCTCTTTCTGTGGTTTAAACTGTGCTTCACTTTGTGTCTGGTTTGGCAGAGTTGTCTTGAGTTCAGTCTACGAATCCAGGAGTTTATCGAGCTCATCAGACAAAACAAACGCATGGATGCAGTCCGGTTCGTGACATGAATCACAACACACGCCTAGTTATTTCAGCATAATTATTCCTATTGTATGTGTTTTGAATTTTACTCACAGAGCTTGTTTTGTCTCTACCAGACACGCGAGGAAGCACTTCAGCCAAGCAGAAGGGGGACAGTTGGACGAGGTTCGGCAGGTGATGGGCATGCTGGCTTTCCCATCGGATACACACATCTCACCATACAAGGTAATAACTGACTGAAATCACCAGCAGCTATGGATGAATAAGAAAAAAACGGTTCAATATCAATAAGTAAGGATGcattatgtttttacattttaaccaAGCTCAGGTAGGACACCAGCCAGAGCAACAGAGCAGCCACTAGAGGGCCTCGCTTGTctttaacaaaaataaagtcaagtcCCTCTTTGTGCTTCTACAGATTTGTCCTTCAGCAGCAATTTTCAGTAGCAGCTTTtactttacagttttttttttatttctattttctctcTTTGGTGTGGGGTGACCGAGCCAAACTGGCATCTTTGCTAGTATGACAGAAGCCTAACTGAGAATCTCTGTCCTCTGCCAATATGTTCCTCAGGCACCATATTTATAACGTACATTAGCATAAGTTTTGTTTCATTACACAAAGTGATGATGCCAAAGACGACGCCTACTTAAACAACTACTAACTAATAAAATCAAGCTCATATTAATGTTGCCACTATCAGCACAAGCTGGATAAAAACTTAGAGAAGATTTAAAACATTATAAATTCTCCTGAGGGAATGTTGCTATATCAGTTTTATCtatatatattgatattatATAAACCACCTCCTGTCAAAATGGCTGCATGAAAACAcgtttgtgttttgttctttccTTTTCGTCAGGATCTACTGGATCCAGCCCGCTGGAAGATGCTGATCCAGCAGTTTCGATATGACAACTACAGACTGCACCAGCTGGGAAACAACTCTGTCTTCACTATCACTCTACAGGCCGGACTGTCTGCTATCAAGACACCGTATCCTTTACTTACTTGTTCTTAGCCCTATGACTTAAACCTTGTGAAGCCCAAGCAGGTTTGGTTTGGCCTCATTTTTCACTACAGTTTTACACCTCTGCCACGGCTAGAAGCAGAACGATGTGTTGTGGATTTGTGATCCTTAATACTCTCGCCCTTTCCAGTCAGTGCTACAAGGAGGATGGCACCTCCAAAAATCCAGACTGCCCAGTGTGCAGTAAATCTCTCAATAAGTTGGCCCAGCCTCTCCCCATGGCCCACTGTGCCAACTCCAGACTAGTCTGTAAAATCTCTGGGGAGGTCATGAATGAAAACAACCCTCCCATGATGCTGCCTAATGGATACGTCTACGGCTACAATGTGAGTACTTTGCAAGATGGCAAACGTACTTCAAAAGTACATTACTTTAAAGTTGATGCACATCACAGAACTGTTTGTCTGTTTCAGTCGCTTCTCTCCATCCGCCAAGATGACAAAGTGGTGTGTCCCAGAACCAAAGAAGTCTTCAACTTCTCTCAGGCGGAGAAAGTCTATATCATGTGATCATTCAGCTGACACATCTGAAGTGTTAACAAGATCAAATATGGCCCGTTGTCCCATCACCTGTGACCTGGCCTACTCGGAGCCACCCGTGGAGCTGTGATCCAGTGCCCGTCTTCCCCTCTCCCACCTTTAGACACACCGGAGATGCCCTTCAACCACCCGTTCTGTATACACCATCAAGTTACCCATCCAATTTCCCCTCTCCCATTTTTACCTCACTGAAACTAGGCTCTTCTCCTTTGAGACTCTGTTTTAGATGTGGCTAGAAGTTGTTTGGTCTGATCCATTCAAGCACATGGACTATTACCATTATCATTATCTTACAGGTCTTCACTCTAATGTTTAGAAACTAGAGAAAAGGACTAACGGGAGTGAACAACTGCTAGGTAGATGTTTGATTTTACtataacaaataaaaatgttgggGTTACTTTGACTTTTTATAGTGTTGTTCCATTTTGTTACTTATATAATAACACATAGCAGAGAAGTGTTGACTTGCTGGACATGGCTGCCTGGTCACATCtcattgtgtgtgcatgctgttgACATCCCTTGTCTTCTAGTCATGTTTCTTGGTAGTGACTGGGGGGGAATATTGTTAGATACTTACTTTCCTGAAACTGGAGCTGTTTTAGGCTGAACAAAGCTCCTttacaaatgtaaatattagcaATTGATTATCCTTGTTTAGAACATTTGGGGCAAAGtcgtggcaaaaaaaaaagattctgtgAAACTAGCTGTTTAAACTGAACTGGGGTGTTCTAAAGCGGATAGACTGTAAAGTAAATATATTGTTCGGTATGATTTTGTTTgggtaataataatatttttccaAATGAACTGTCTTCCTTTAACTTGTGGTTGATTAATCTAAAATAATGCTTGATCTTTATTTTGGTTAAAACATAGACCCCTGGCGATTTTTAAAACTATTCAAATTTACCCTCATGGTTTTAATTTTATAACTATTTTCccaaacaaataataacactgaCTGCTAATAAACTCACAGCACCAATATTTCAGGGTTTTCAAAAGCATTAAAAGAACCTTTCATGTAGTCCCATGCCTTTGTTTGAGCCACCGCTACAATGCTGTTTGAGGCAGATGAGGGAAAACTTTTGATCACCATTCTCATCATTTATGACTTTCAAACATACTGTAGATGATGATGGACTTTAATAAGGTATTCTGACTTCTGTGTCAACTATTGCACAAGTAAACTTTCAGCCTAAACTGGAACACCCACACAAGGAAAtccaaaaaaaatgcagatttgtGTCAAGATGATCAGTTTTGTGGTCGGTCATTTCTTCCATCTGTTGTTTATCGACAAACCAAGTCCACCTTGTTTGTGTCCATTAATGATTTGGAGCTGTATCTGTGGAAACGCAGACTGTCCTGTGTATTTGTCTTGGTAGAATAGAAATGGGGATTGTTTCATGAGCAATATTCCTCATAAACATTTCAGTGAACTTTGATTTCAgtgtttcttcttgttttttcccccctctttgcTCTGGTAGGTTCTAAAATGAGCATTACCATAACCTGTGATAGGTGTGACGAGGTGAACGATTCACTACCTATTCTTTTTGGAAATGGAAATGTACTCAAAGTGTCACGTCTTTCACCTGAAACTACATCTGAATAGGAGGAGGGTCAGGATtctgtgttcaggctgttttttggggggttaGATGTGAAAAACAAGCATACAGATGGTAATGTGCTGTTCAGCTGATCATCTACCAGTAAACTGTCTGATGGCTGATCAAGCAGTGCAAATGATTTTTCTGCTGGCCAAAACTCCTTTAATCTTGTAAATCACATGCCTTATGTCACAAAATAGTCTAGAGATCAGGTCTCAGCTAGACAAAACGGTGTGCTCATGCACTCATAATTAATTTTCTGTATAATCTATATATTTGGAGTGGAAGCTTTTTCCAAAGTCCTCAGTTTGtaactaggcttgtgcaaaatcgtatcatgtgcaattaatcgccagaaaaactgtcaccgattaattaattactctcaccatcacccgcaagcgcacacatgtgagcccacaagaACAAtcatggcggaaggcagtggtgttcagttaaatgatgcgaagcagcacgttcctaacagaggttcaacatctgtcaccataagccggagcacgaagaaagcgcaacgaggccaCAAAGCCGGCTACAGCTGGAGTATATAGTTCCGCGCATGCGTACGCGGCACTATAGGTGTGCAGCGTgcagcgttggttgttgccatagtaacggAATGTTTGCACTTATCAAAGGAATGAACAGACTCTCGATATTTATTTagggactccacagcaagataggaaaacattacagcagCGAAGTCGTAGGTagcgtaggttgatttgcacacacatacatttaaatgcacattaaagcagcagaaaaaaaacattacaagtaATCTCTTGTCTCGTGTgggtgacatattccagtcacacgCACACTTTTATaatttgaaataatcactgatgtgacttttctggacttatttgtcctgttttaatgttgatatgcactcctctgtgaccttaagataagaacagtTGAAGGTCAAAGTTACTtcaaatgtttgcttcattattattttgaagcagtttgtgcatctgttatcaattattattaattttatgtaataatattaaaatccaTTGTTTTAAAACAATCGTGTTTTTgtatccatgttttttttctgtattgtgCAGCCCTTGTTTgtatataatgtgttttttatgtctttAAACAGAACGCTGGTTGTCTTTaattctctaaaaaaaaaaaaaaaaaacaccaaaccgGAAAAGACGTCACGGTGTTGTCGTCACAGCGCGTGCTGTATAAATACTACTGCGATCAGTCTCCATCTTGAGATCCGCGCATTGTTCAGAGCTTGCTGTGATCGCAAACCTGCCGTGAATCGAAAATGAGTGACCAGCTTTGTAAACTCTTTGTCGGTGGGTTAAACGTGGACACCGACGACGATGGCCTGCGCAAGCATTTCGAGCAGTACGGTACGCTCACCGACTGTGTTGTCGTCGTGAACAAGCAGCTACAGCGGTCTCGCTGTTTCGGCTTTGTAACCTACTCCACACCGGAGGAGGCCGACGCAGCAATGGCGGCTAGGCCGCACACCGTCGACGGCAACGCGGTCGAGGTGAAGCGAGCAGTGGCTAGAGAAGACGCCAACAAGCCCGAAGCCCTTGCAAAGGTAAAGAAAATCTTCGTCGGCGGTCTGAAAGACGACATCGAAGAGGAACATCTGTCCGAATATTTCTCCCAGTACGGTGAAGTCGAGAAGGCCGAAGTCATCTCCGAGAAGGAGACAGGAAAGAAGAGGGGGTTCGGCTTTGTGTACTTCGCCGATCATGATGCAGCCGATAAGGCGGTTGTGGTGAAGTTCCACACGGTCAAAGGACACAAAGTTGAGGTGAAGAAAGCCCTCACTAAGCAGGAGATGCAGGCAGCCAACAGAAACACCATGGCACCCAGGGGCAGACCAGGCAGAGGCATGAGGGGAAATCAAAATGGCTACGGCAGCAGGGATTATGGCGGAAGCTACAACTACGGAAATGGCGGAGGCTACAACTGTGGCGGCTATGGAGGCTACGGCGGGCCTTATGGGGGTGGCTACGACCAGGGAAGTGGCTATGGAGGTGGAAACGGCTACAATGAATTCGGCAGCGGCTATGGCCAGCATCCCTCTGGCTATGGTCCCATGAAAGGCCCACCTTTCGGGGGTCAGAGGAGCGCTGCTCCCTACACCAGaggcggcggcggtggtggcGGTGGCTACCCAAGGGGAGGATAcggcggcggtggcggcggcTACTAAATCGAGACTGCACAATGGAAAGCATCCACCCCCATTCCCTGCCACAGAATCCCCTCATCCAGGATTTGGACGTCAAAACTCAGTTACGGGGGCCGTCTGCCGTGAATTCCACGGACACAGAGACCCCCAATCATAACGAAGACCTCAAAAACCCAAACAGGTAGGAAGGTCACTTCCCCCAGAGCACCTGATAATAACGAGCAGCAGTCGATGCCGTTCAACTAGgacacatttaaatgaagaATACCAATAATTCAGTGATCCCCTTTTACTATGTATTCACGCCTCCAGCGTGTAGCTGTCGTTTAGagttgaattatttttttatttgcgtTCACTCGTTGTTTTTTTTGGAATTTTTTCGATGTAGGATTGTTTTGCTGACAAGTTTGATTCTTTTAATTATTTACTTCCATTTTAAGCAGTTAGATTCGATTTTGTTTTGTGGAGTAAACCTCGTTTGATTTCAATGTATGAGGATGAGAAAGCATGTTATGTGGTTTTCACAACTGTTATACTGATAAAAAAAATTTGTACACGTATTTAGGTCATACAGCAAAGGTGGTAACTTGACACAACAGGTTCCAGTTTCCTTGTTTCCTTCCCCCCATAATGTACTCAAACTCCTCGCATATAGTCATAGTTTCAGTCTAAATATTGTTCATTTTACATCACCTGTAGCAATATCTAATGTATATTGTATACTTTCATGTCTGAAGAACAAAACCTACTGTTAAAACACTTTGGTATGCTTATGTatgttcattttaaataaaacgtTATTCCACTTAGCTTAGTTATTTTACTTATTTAACCAGGCTTCAAGTTCATCCACAGGTTTATAAGTGACATCACCTTGTTGATCTTAGTTACATGGCATCATTCCCACAGTTTATTCTCTTACTCAGGTGGGTGAAATGGTAACAGAATGGTTGTAGTCTACCCACAGCCAATGCATGTAGGCTTTGTAGGGTGTGaccttgtttaaaaaaaaaagattttgctAATactacttttttctttttgcatattTGAATACATATCTATATATGTGGACCCAAGGGCTCTGATATTTATCTTTGATTATTCCTATATTTAGGTGTTCTTACTCGTATTCCAGTAGGCTATCCCAGCCAAAATAGCCGTAGCAGTTTGTTTGTAGGCTACATCAGGACCCTGTTGATTACCTGGGGTCGATTGTGATAGGAGTCTGAAATATCTCTTTAGGATATCCACATCCAGCAAACTAGGTATGTAAATCAACCTGTCTTCACTCTGTGTTGGTCAGAATTGTTATGGACTATCTTTAAGATGGTGCACATGTGTGCCACTATTTAATCTTAACTTAAAAACAATCTAATGCGACTTATCTAGCTAACTTTTAAAATACAGAAGGGGGGGTTATTAAATTTGGTCTTTTATGAATTTGGGGTGGAAGGAGACCCAAATTAATGAAACAAGTAAGACTGTCTCCTCCAATGAAAGCCTTGTACAGCTGAGAGTCTCACTCTTGTTT
This window encodes:
- the maea gene encoding E3 ubiquitin-protein transferase MAEA; this translates as MAVQETASQLSMALKVQEYPTLKVPYETLNKRFRAAQKNIDRETSHVTMVVAELEKTLSSFPVVDSVVSLLDGVVEKLSALKRKAAESIQAEDESAKLCKRRIEHLKEHSSDQPASVNLWKKKRMDRMMVEHLLRCGYYNTAVKLARQSGIEDLVNIEMFLTAKEVEESLERQETATCLAWCHDNKSRLRKMKSCLEFSLRIQEFIELIRQNKRMDAVRHARKHFSQAEGGQLDEVRQVMGMLAFPSDTHISPYKDLLDPARWKMLIQQFRYDNYRLHQLGNNSVFTITLQAGLSAIKTPQCYKEDGTSKNPDCPVCSKSLNKLAQPLPMAHCANSRLVCKISGEVMNENNPPMMLPNGYVYGYNSLLSIRQDDKVVCPRTKEVFNFSQAEKVYIM
- the LOC114442466 gene encoding heterogeneous nuclear ribonucleoprotein A0-like; translated protein: MSDQLCKLFVGGLNVDTDDDGLRKHFEQYGTLTDCVVVVNKQLQRSRCFGFVTYSTPEEADAAMAARPHTVDGNAVEVKRAVAREDANKPEALAKVKKIFVGGLKDDIEEEHLSEYFSQYGEVEKAEVISEKETGKKRGFGFVYFADHDAADKAVVVKFHTVKGHKVEVKKALTKQEMQAANRNTMAPRGRPGRGMRGNQNGYGSRDYGGSYNYGNGGGYNCGGYGGYGGPYGGGYDQGSGYGGGNGYNEFGSGYGQHPSGYGPMKGPPFGGQRSAAPYTRGGGGGGGGYPRGGYGGGGGGY